One Purpureocillium takamizusanense chromosome 12, complete sequence DNA window includes the following coding sequences:
- a CDS encoding Oryzin (COG:O~EggNog:ENOG503NU05~MEROPS:MER0000344), translating into MYVYDSKAGEGTFAYIVDSGIRTTHRDFKGRAVHAWTGFEGDKSDTSGHDTHGVLSVVAAGNDKHDARNYLPASAPHAFSVGAVNNNWEIVTNWPNGGGSNFGPIVNTFAPGDNIISASNANDMDGKLNSGTSMACPHVAGMALYAMSVDDIHGPDAVAHHLLQNAGQGVVRGPLQGAPNLMANLGH; encoded by the coding sequence ATGTATGTGTACGACTCGaaggccggcgagggcacCTTCGCCTACATCGTCGACAGCGGCATCCGCACCACCCACCGCGACTTTAAGGGTCGCGCAGTGCACGCCTGGACTGGGTTTGAGGGTGACAAGAGTGACACAAGCGGCCACGACACTCACGGCGTCCtgagcgtcgtcgctgccggcaACGACAAGCATGACGCGAGGAACTACTTGCCCGCCTCTGCGCCTCACGCCTtcagcgtcggcgccgtcaacaacAATTGGGAGATTGTCACCAACTGGCCAAATGGCGGGGGCTCCAACTTTGGCCCCATCGTAAATACCTTCGCCCCGGGCGACAATATCATATCGGCCAGCAACGCCAATGACATGGATGGCAAGCTCAACTCGGGCACCTCAATGGCCTGCCCCCACGTGGCCGGCATGGCCCTGTACGCCATGTCGGTCGACGACATCCACGGCcctgacgccgtcgcccatcaTCTACTCCAGAACGCTGGCCAGGGTGTCGTCCGGGGTCCCCTGCAAGGAGCTCCGAACCTGATGGCCAACCTGGGCCACTAA